ACCACCAATACCCAAGAGAACAACTAGTTATGGATTCCCTGCAATTACACAGGGAATTCATTCAGAGGATTAGCCTTTGAATGTGACAGATGTGAGAGATCTATCCACTACCATCATCTTTTCTGCTAAGACATTGGATATCAGGAGAGAGGATCATTGTTGAATGAGTTTTTTGTGAAAGATGGAAAGTATTTCCATCCTGGTAACAACCAGAaccttgttctacgctttgctttCTGGATATAATGAGAAATGATTGCCAGCTGGAGGCGTggaaattttacccaatcgctaatgtTTGACtgtggtgtgtgtttgcattttccTGCCAAACGAGGTGGACAGCAAAGTATGACATGGTGACAAAATGTCGAGCACAAACCACAGAGTAAagtctgtttatatttttctcccTAGGTGATGGACCCCAGGGTTCGGAGCTGGATGCACACCAGTCCTTCTCCAAGGCTCCTCGGCGGCTGCCCGAGGTCAGACTGGTTCTACTGGGAGAGCGCGAGACTGGGAAGAGCTGTGCTGGGAACGCCATTCTTGGGAAAACAGGCTTCTTCGAAGCAGGAGCGGTGACGGAGGAGTGTGTCCGCCAGCAGGCGGAGGTGGCCAGGGTGATGGTGACCGTGGTGGACACGCCGGGCTGGGAGGCAGGAGTGGCCGGTGCCACGCCGGAGCGGGTCAAACGGGAGATCATGTGCAGCGTGGCCCTGTGCCCTCCGGGGCCTCACGCCCTGCTGCTGACTCTGAGGGTGGACACTCTGGTGAGGGCGGGACACGTCAGGGAGCACCTGGAGCTTCTCGGAGAGGGTGTGTGGAGACACACAATCCTGCTGTTCACCCACGGCGACCAGCTCCGCGAGGGCGTGGACATCAAGCAGCACGTCCAGAGCGGAGGCAGGGACCTGCAGTGGCTGCTGGAGAAATGCAGGGGTCGGTACCACGTGATCGGCAGCGGAGACGGAGGAGGACGAGGCAGCGGGGGGTCCGCAAAGGTGACGGAGCTCCTGGAGAAAGTGGAGAAAATGGCGACGATGAACAGATGCGAAGCTTTTTCCTGCGTGGTGCAGGAAGTTAGGGATTTGAGCCTCCAGAGGAACGAAAAGTTCAACCAGCGGATGAAGGAGATCGTGGACAAGATGGTTCGTCAGGAGGCTGAGTTGAAGAACTTGAGGGACAGGGAGGTGAAGAGCATCAGGTGGTTCTTTGACAGGAAGAAGAAGGTGAAGTCGCCGGGAAAGGCCGATGTTCAAAGAGAAGAGGAGGGCGACGAGGACAGACGGGTTGGTGAAATAAGAAACGACTTTGGCGACCTGGAGGAGCGGATGAGATGGCTGACGGAGGACAGAGAGAGGGAAATTCAGGATCTCAGCCTTGAAAACGAGAGGATCCGAGTCGCACTAAACCAACGTCAACAAGAGAAACACGAAGCGGAGCTGAACCTGGAGCTCAAAGAGAGGGAGATCGAGGAACTGAAGGAAAGGACTGACgagcagcagctgaagctcCTCGATCTCGAACGCACCTGCGTTGAGTCCGAACACGAGAGGAAGCGAAGGGAGGATGAaatcagagcagagagacaGGAATGGAGGAAAAAACTTGATGAGAAGGAGGAAACGGTAGCGGTGCTTACAAAGGAGAGAGAAGAGTGGATTGAACGGTTTGAAGCTTTACAAGTAAAAATGGAGCAGATTGAAACACACTATACTGATTCTCTAAGAAAAGAAGGGGAGAAAATCAGGGAGATggcagagagggaggaaaaactGGTGAAAGAGATGGAAAATCAAGACAAGCAGCTGGAAGAACTAAGAGggaaagctgcagaggaaaagcAGATGATGCTTGAAAACTTTAATATGTTGGAAAGAAGCACGGAGGAGCTGAAACTACAACACCAAAAAGAAATGGAGGAGAAAGAAACTCAGATAAAGGATATAAAACTGCGGCATGAAGAAGAGATGACCAGAAAAGCTACTGAGAGCGAAAGAATCATAGAGACAATGAGAGTTCAGCAGAAGCAAGAAGTTCATAagacactaaaagaaaaaacaaatgacattGAGCTACTCAAGCAACTGCACgaggaggaaattaaaaacatgaagcaaGAACAAGACAAACAAGTAGCACAGTTAAATGAGAAGTTTGCAAAAGAGAAAAGTGAACTTTTGGAGACAAAAACGAGAGAGTTAGCAGAACTAAAACAAGCACATCTTACTCAGATGGACGCAAAACGGCAagaaggtgagaaaaacaaagagatgaTTCAGCTACAGCACAAAAAAGACCTGGAATTACACGttcaagagaaaaacacagagctggAGGCCTTGAAGCTGAAACACCAAGAGGAAAtggctacaaaaataaatgagatgGTTAAACTCATGGAGGAAAGAGAAGTTGACCGCAAGAAGGAAGTCGGTGAGATAGTCaaagagaaggaagaggaagtcAAAAGGGTTAGACAGGAATACACAGAAATACTAAGCAAGCTGgagggagagagacagagagaaagagaggagctGAAGCAGCAAATAGATGAAGGAGAGCAGGAAAAACAGAGATGGATAAAAGAGTTAAAGGAAAAGTTTGCTGCCCAAACAGAAGAAACTAGGCGAGAACGGGCAAGCATGTCGCAAGATCTGCAGCACAGTCAAAGAGAAACCGAAGACGTCAAATGTGAGCTGATAAAGCAAGTTGAAGGCAGGGCAGCAGAGAAAGAAAGGCACAAGAAAGAGTTTCTGCAAAAGGAGAGAGAGGTTGAggaaatgaaagagaaatttaAAGAATTGAGAGAGACAATccaacagaaagaagaaagagagaaggagCTTTTCAGTGAAATTGAAATCAGAGAAACGGACAAAGAAAGATGCAAGAACGAGTCGGAGCAACAGATGGAGGAAATGAAGGAGAAGCTCAACGAAACCAAAGAAAAGATGCAGCAAGCAGACGAAAGGCTGAAAGTCCTTTCAAACGATATGAAAGCAATGGAGCAAcaactaaaaaagaaagaggacgAAACGGAGGAGATGAAATTCACTGTTAaggaaatgaaggaagaaatcagagaaaaggaagagaaagaacTCGTTTACCTGGAGCATAAAAAACACTCGGAGCAGAAACTGGAGAGAACAGAACAAGAAGCTGAAAAGATGAAGGAGCAAATAAAAGAACTCGAGGAAGACTTGCAGCAGGCAATggagcaaagagagaaaaacggCTTGAGCAAGAAGAAGATGCAGCAAACTCTGGAACAAAACGGCAGAGTGATAGAAAAGTTGCAACAGCACATAAAGGACATCGACGAGATTCTGCAGAGAAAGGACAAGGAGCGGGGCGAAATCATCCTGAACCAGAAGAAGGAGGCCGAGCAACGCCTGCAGGACACAGAGCGAAGGATGGAGGAGATGAGGCAAGAGCTTCTGGAAGACATGGAGAGCAAACTGAAAGAGAAGGAGGTGGAGAACGAAAGCATCAAACAGCAGGCTGACTCCAGGGAGGCAAGATGGAGGGAAGAGCTGAAGAAGACGGAGGAGAGAGGGGCGAACGAGATAAACAAGCTTCTGGAGATTATCGAGAAGAAGACGAAAGAAATAACACAAGCAGAAAGACGTCTCgcagagaaagagggagaggtCGACGAGCTGAAAAGACTGTGCTCAAACCACTGCAAAGACATTGACGAGTTGAGAGAGAGCAATGAGAAGTATACACTTCGTATAGCCGAGATGCAGCAACGCCatgcagaggaagagaagaaaattGAGGCACAAATGATGGAAAAGCTGCAGGAGAAAGAACAAGAGCTCAAAAGTATGCTGCAAAAGGACAAAGACAACGAGAAGGAGCTCATCCAGCTGAGGCTGACCATCGAGCAGACCAAATCAGAGCTGAAGGAGCTCACCGAGAGAATGGAGAAGGAGATGACAAGCATGATTCGGGAGTACGAGAAAGAGGTCAAAGAAAAAACGGAGAAAATAGAGGCCATCGCGAAGGAGAGGGAGAGTCACGAGCAAAGCGTTCGGGTCGTCACAGAGAAATACGAGGAGAGCCAAAAGAGAGTGGAGGAGCTGCAAGAGCACAACGAAAAGAtgagaaaagagacagaaaatctCAGCATCAAGTGTGAGgagatgaggaagaagagtgAGGAAGAGGTTAGGGAGCATCTAGCAACATGTGAGGCGAAAATAAAGAGCATAGAAGCTGTCCTTATGGAGAGAGATGCAGAGGTGAAAGCATTACAAGAAGCCAACGATAAACTTCAAGGAGAGGTGGAAGTGATTAAAGCAAGGGAAGACAGGAGCAAGATTCAGATAAATGAGCTGatggagaaacaaaaagagCAGGCAAAGAAGTATGACGAAGAATGTCTAAACAGAGAGAAATTAGCCGAGGACAGAGAGCGAGCTGTgaggagagaggaagaagagTTGAGCAAAAGAAGAGACGACCTCAGTGCAAAACAGGAGGAACTTGTTGAAATGGAGATAAAGTTGAAAAATCAAGAATCTGAGCTTCAAAAACTCCAAGCTAATCTAGAGataagagaaaaagaagcagaggaaATGGATAATCAAATGACAGAGTTGAACTTAAGGAAGCAGGTTATCAGGAAGAAGGAAAGGGAGCTGGACACTTTGCTTGGAGCGCTGGAGGGCAAGCAGAGAGAACTGAGCTCTCACGGTCAAGACCTCCAGAAGAAGGTCAGAGGTCTGAAGGATCAAGGGAAGGAGCTGAAGGACAGAGAGTGCTACCTAAAGAATGAGGAGCAGGAGCTGCTCAACTGGAAGTCAGAACTGCTGGTGCAAAACGAGTATGTCAACTGCACAACGCAGGAGCTGGACGAGATTCGCCGGGATATGGCTTTGCTGAAGGAGGAGCTCCGCACCAGGGAGACAAAGCTAAAGGAGTCGCTCAAAGACATGAACAAATGGGAGCTGAATCTCAGAAAACGAGAGGAAGCGTTGATCAGGAGGGAGCAAATGTCCGATGACAGCATTGACGAAATGGGTTCTTTCCATCTATTGGCTGAAGATAACTTGCCTTTGATGGACCAAGAAGTCAAGGATGGGAGGGCAAAGGGAAGAGGGAAAGAGTCAGCCGTAGAAGATACTACTAGCCCCACAGAGACAAATAAATGTCACTTTGAAACacttttagaaacaaaacaaactgaagaaaacaagaatatCAGCATTTTAAGGTCCCTACCGAACCACAAAGACCCGGGGTGTGACTTGAGAGTGATGGTCCTGGGAGAGACGTGGTCTTCTCGCTCCCCAACCGGAGTCACCATCTTAGGCGGAGAGGCGTCTAAGTTCAGCGGATCCGGCTTCAGGCCCTGGAGAGGTCAGATAGCCGGGAGGCGCCTGGCGGTTGCAGAACCGCTGGGTCTGAAGTGGCGAGACGGACCCGATGCGACCGATTCGGCGCAACGGAAGAGCATCCTAGAAAGTGTCTCCTGGTGCCGCCCGGGCGCTCATGTCGTCCTCCTGCTCGTGCCCGCCTTCCTGACCTGCACGCGGAAGTACAGGCGGGCCATGGAGGAGCACGTGGGCTTGCTCGGGGAGGACGTCTGGAGGCATACGTTGGTGCTTTTCACCTGGGGGGAGATTCTGGGAGAGAGCGTGGATCAGCACATCCTGAGGAACGGGGAACTGATGGGGCTCATAGAGAGGTGTGGGGGCAGATACCATGTGCTGACGAGCAAACAGAACAACTCAAAGATCAAGGCTTTATTTGAAAAGATGGAAGATATAGCAGATTTAACTTTAGAAATGTGAGGACTgagtaataattatttttttcacgtgtataatatgtaaatatgtttgaataaaactaCCTAAAAGTGAAACAATCTAATTTCTGCCACACAAGTCtttatttaatatgttattCTATTTCTTCTTacctcaaataaattaaatgggTCAcgaattaaaaatatttaaggatATAAATGAGGAATTGAATTGACTGTCAGGTcaaaaattttaagaaatcatAAATCCTGAAGTGCtagaggtgaaaaaaaaatcactttagtaaaatacaaaaaaaatctgcacttAACTGTGCTTTATTAACACCCTGTTTCCTGAATGTTTCGTAAAGActcatcattcattcatttactaaaaaaataaatgctgtagACTTGATTTATCAGAAAAGCCTCATCTGACCTCAACCGTAATCGTCTCATTTCCTCCACTAGATGGAGCCCTTGAGTCGGTGTAGACTTCCCTCCCTAGTAAATGTATCAGTGTTGAAAGCCACAAATGGTGAGAAACATGATGGTAAAAGTATAATGAAGCCCCGTCAAACACGTTTCAACTGTGTTTCACGGGTTTCTGTGTAATAGTTACTTTTAAAAGGAAAGAGCACACAAAGCCTGACTATAGCAGGCCCCTGTGCTTCATCTTTACTTGAGGCATTTCAAGAGAACCGTCTTGCAATTATAACCCCAGGGAGCCGGCCGCACACTGAGAGGACCCCTGCTTTGACAAGTAAATTATGACTCTTGATGAGAGCATCGCGCCTCTTTCAAAATGCAATTTCTGACAGTTGGAAAAATGCAGGGGGATACATACAACAACTTCCATCATCATCTGCAGAGCCACATACAACATCCAAAAAACACTCGTGTGCAATCATCACGACTAATAATTATGGAGTGTGAGTGCTGGTCTGAATCCAACATGGCAACAGTCttttttcatggttttttttttctacctataATCTGTCCATTCAGTGTGAGCTGCCTTTAGACGCAAGATGAGAGGGTGTTGTGTCAAGATAGATCGGTCTCTCCTTTGATCATCTCTGCAGGATGGGCCTTCTTCTTTGTCAACTAGCATCTGGGATGaattaaggggaaaaaagttgTCAAATTGCAGTTGATGCAGACATAATTTTCATGCACTTAGCATAATGTTTTCATGCCCCGGGCAGAAAATCAGTCTTAGTATCCCATAAGcaatattctttatttattttattcttttacagcCTTAGATTCATCATCCTTTATATGGTTTAAAATATCACAGGAAGTGATTTACATGTTATAGCAAATGTCCAGTTTGTGCCTCACCTTTCAACCAATGACCGCACCTGCCCCTCCCACCACCCAGTAACTTTAAGTCTGGACGATGGATGGATTTGTAATGGCTTTTATTTGTACATGTATGTTGATCAAGGCCctgcgacggactggcgacctgtccagggtgtaccccgcctcccgcctggaacgtagctggagatgggcaccagcaaccctcccgaccccattagggacaaagggtgaacagaaaatggatggatggatggatggatgttgatCAAGTTTAATTGCTCTTCTTCTGTTACTCTCCCCTCTTCATAAACAAACCCCAGTTGAAGTTTATGCTCCTGTCAAACCAGCTGCGTTCAGTACCATCAGAAGTGTCCAAAATGTGATTATGTAtcaaaaattattcacatttgGCCCAGAATGTAGATGGACCAGTTCCTCAACTTTGGGatatgctggaaaaaaaacaagtttggtCTGAAAA
The window above is part of the Xiphophorus couchianus chromosome 14, X_couchianus-1.0, whole genome shotgun sequence genome. Proteins encoded here:
- the LOC114157980 gene encoding trichohyalin isoform X1, with the protein product MDSTDENCSAAAEANGAYPVRCTEEVLLPFFTDESLPAAMNVQRPPVSPGTPPALQELRVVLLGRKGAGKSAAGNTLLGGVGGFESGKPTEECVKRRADVVGRKVTVVDTPGWEWYYPLNSTPNWVRRETLRSVTLCPPGPHAVLLVVRSCASITDSYIQEIEEHLEPLGREVWEHTLVLFTRGDELGLTTMEQRIQTSGSGLQRLLQKCSSRYHIVNNYSKGDGTQVKELIRKLELMVDRKKGGRSHLELDNGVLLGLEADGKRRARERRKKQRQMEAQMQRGTIKAALMSDGPQGSELDAHQSFSKAPRRLPEVRLVLLGERETGKSCAGNAILGKTGFFEAGAVTEECVRQQAEVARVMVTVVDTPGWEAGVAGATPERVKREIMCSVALCPPGPHALLLTLRVDTLVRAGHVREHLELLGEGVWRHTILLFTHGDQLREGVDIKQHVQSGGRDLQWLLEKCRGRYHVIGSGDGGGRGSGGSAKVTELLEKVEKMATMNRCEAFSCVVQEVRDLSLQRNEKFNQRMKEIVDKMVRQEAELKNLRDREVKSIRWFFDRKKKVKSPGKADVQREEEGDEDRRVGEIRNDFGDLEERMRWLTEDREREIQDLSLENERIRVALNQRQQEKHEAELNLELKEREIEELKERTDEQQLKLLDLERTCVESEHERKRREDEIRAERQEWRKKLDEKEETVAVLTKEREEWIERFEALQVKMEQIETHYTDSLRKEGEKIREMAEREEKLVKEMENQDKQLEELRGKAAEEKQMMLENFNMLERSTEELKLQHQKEMEEKETQIKDIKLRHEEEMTRKATESERIIETMRVQQKQEVHKTLKEKTNDIELLKQLHEEEIKNMKQEQDKQVAQLNEKFAKEKSELLETKTRELAELKQAHLTQMDAKRQEGEKNKEMIQLQHKKDLELHVQEKNTELEALKLKHQEEMATKINEMVKLMEEREVDRKKEVGEIVKEKEEEVKRVRQEYTEILSKLEGERQREREELKQQIDEGEQEKQRWIKELKEKFAAQTEETRRERASMSQDLQHSQRETEDVKCELIKQVEGRAAEKERHKKEFLQKEREVEEMKEKFKELRETIQQKEEREKELFSEIEIRETDKERCKNESEQQMEEMKEKLNETKEKMQQADERLKVLSNDMKAMEQQLKKKEDETEEMKFTVKEMKEEIREKEEKELVYLEHKKHSEQKLERTEQEAEKMKEQIKELEEDLQQAMEQREKNGLSKKKMQQTLEQNGRVIEKLQQHIKDIDEILQRKDKERGEIILNQKKEAEQRLQDTERRMEEMRQELLEDMESKLKEKEVENESIKQQADSREARWREELKKTEERGANEINKLLEIIEKKTKEITQAERRLAEKEGEVDELKRLCSNHCKDIDELRESNEKYTLRIAEMQQRHAEEEKKIEAQMMEKLQEKEQELKSMLQKDKDNEKELIQLRLTIEQTKSELKELTERMEKEMTSMIREYEKEVKEKTEKIEAIAKERESHEQSVRVVTEKYEESQKRVEELQEHNEKMRKETENLSIKCEEMRKKSEEEVREHLATCEAKIKSIEAVLMERDAEVKALQEANDKLQGEVEVIKAREDRSKIQINELMEKQKEQAKKYDEECLNREKLAEDRERAVRREEEELSKRRDDLSAKQEELVEMEIKLKNQESELQKLQANLEIREKEAEEMDNQMTELNLRKQVIRKKERELDTLLGALEGKQRELSSHGQDLQKKVRGLKDQGKELKDRECYLKNEEQELLNWKSELLVQNEYVNCTTQELDEIRRDMALLKEELRTRETKLKESLKDMNKWELNLRKREEALIRREQMSDDSIDEMGSFHLLAEDNLPLMDQEVKDGRAKGRGKESAVEDTTSPTETNKCHFETLLETKQTEENKNISILRSLPNHKDPGCDLRVMVLGETWSSRSPTGVTILGGEASKFSGSGFRPWRGQIAGRRLAVAEPLGLKWRDGPDATDSAQRKSILESVSWCRPGAHVVLLLVPAFLTCTRKYRRAMEEHVGLLGEDVWRHTLVLFTWGEILGESVDQHILRNGELMGLIERCGGRYHVLTSKQNNSKIKALFEKMEDIADLTLEM
- the LOC114157980 gene encoding trichohyalin isoform X2, yielding MDSTDENCSAAAEANGDESLPAAMNVQRPPVSPGTPPALQELRVVLLGRKGAGKSAAGNTLLGGVGGFESGKPTEECVKRRADVVGRKVTVVDTPGWEWYYPLNSTPNWVRRETLRSVTLCPPGPHAVLLVVRSCASITDSYIQEIEEHLEPLGREVWEHTLVLFTRGDELGLTTMEQRIQTSGSGLQRLLQKCSSRYHIVNNYSKGDGTQVKELIRKLELMVDRKKGGRSHLELDNGVLLGLEADGKRRARERRKKQRQMEAQMQRGTIKAALMSDGPQGSELDAHQSFSKAPRRLPEVRLVLLGERETGKSCAGNAILGKTGFFEAGAVTEECVRQQAEVARVMVTVVDTPGWEAGVAGATPERVKREIMCSVALCPPGPHALLLTLRVDTLVRAGHVREHLELLGEGVWRHTILLFTHGDQLREGVDIKQHVQSGGRDLQWLLEKCRGRYHVIGSGDGGGRGSGGSAKVTELLEKVEKMATMNRCEAFSCVVQEVRDLSLQRNEKFNQRMKEIVDKMVRQEAELKNLRDREVKSIRWFFDRKKKVKSPGKADVQREEEGDEDRRVGEIRNDFGDLEERMRWLTEDREREIQDLSLENERIRVALNQRQQEKHEAELNLELKEREIEELKERTDEQQLKLLDLERTCVESEHERKRREDEIRAERQEWRKKLDEKEETVAVLTKEREEWIERFEALQVKMEQIETHYTDSLRKEGEKIREMAEREEKLVKEMENQDKQLEELRGKAAEEKQMMLENFNMLERSTEELKLQHQKEMEEKETQIKDIKLRHEEEMTRKATESERIIETMRVQQKQEVHKTLKEKTNDIELLKQLHEEEIKNMKQEQDKQVAQLNEKFAKEKSELLETKTRELAELKQAHLTQMDAKRQEGEKNKEMIQLQHKKDLELHVQEKNTELEALKLKHQEEMATKINEMVKLMEEREVDRKKEVGEIVKEKEEEVKRVRQEYTEILSKLEGERQREREELKQQIDEGEQEKQRWIKELKEKFAAQTEETRRERASMSQDLQHSQRETEDVKCELIKQVEGRAAEKERHKKEFLQKEREVEEMKEKFKELRETIQQKEEREKELFSEIEIRETDKERCKNESEQQMEEMKEKLNETKEKMQQADERLKVLSNDMKAMEQQLKKKEDETEEMKFTVKEMKEEIREKEEKELVYLEHKKHSEQKLERTEQEAEKMKEQIKELEEDLQQAMEQREKNGLSKKKMQQTLEQNGRVIEKLQQHIKDIDEILQRKDKERGEIILNQKKEAEQRLQDTERRMEEMRQELLEDMESKLKEKEVENESIKQQADSREARWREELKKTEERGANEINKLLEIIEKKTKEITQAERRLAEKEGEVDELKRLCSNHCKDIDELRESNEKYTLRIAEMQQRHAEEEKKIEAQMMEKLQEKEQELKSMLQKDKDNEKELIQLRLTIEQTKSELKELTERMEKEMTSMIREYEKEVKEKTEKIEAIAKERESHEQSVRVVTEKYEESQKRVEELQEHNEKMRKETENLSIKCEEMRKKSEEEVREHLATCEAKIKSIEAVLMERDAEVKALQEANDKLQGEVEVIKAREDRSKIQINELMEKQKEQAKKYDEECLNREKLAEDRERAVRREEEELSKRRDDLSAKQEELVEMEIKLKNQESELQKLQANLEIREKEAEEMDNQMTELNLRKQVIRKKERELDTLLGALEGKQRELSSHGQDLQKKVRGLKDQGKELKDRECYLKNEEQELLNWKSELLVQNEYVNCTTQELDEIRRDMALLKEELRTRETKLKESLKDMNKWELNLRKREEALIRREQMSDDSIDEMGSFHLLAEDNLPLMDQEVKDGRAKGRGKESAVEDTTSPTETNKCHFETLLETKQTEENKNISILRSLPNHKDPGCDLRVMVLGETWSSRSPTGVTILGGEASKFSGSGFRPWRGQIAGRRLAVAEPLGLKWRDGPDATDSAQRKSILESVSWCRPGAHVVLLLVPAFLTCTRKYRRAMEEHVGLLGEDVWRHTLVLFTWGEILGESVDQHILRNGELMGLIERCGGRYHVLTSKQNNSKIKALFEKMEDIADLTLEM